The Leadbetterella byssophila DSM 17132 DNA window CTAGCAGAAGGAAACGCTGATATCATTGGCACCACGCATGTAGCGGCTAATGCTTTTAATATAACGCGAGTGGGATTTTCAGTAGGTAGTTTATATGGTGCTGTGGTGGATGGTGTTAATCCGGAGAACGGTAGACAAATTTTCATCAATAAGAATGGTGAGAAGGTACAATTTACTCATGTAGCAGGACCTGGAGATTATAGATGGTCTTATTTGGATGGACGTGAGGCACCAGCTATCACTGCCGCAGATTATCAAATTTTGGGGAATGCATTGCCTATCTTCTACGGTGGATTTAATCATAGTTTCTCTTATAGCTCCTGGGATGCCGGTTTGAATTTCACATTTGCTGGAGGGAATTACATCATGAACGGTACACGAGCTACCCTTTTGGATCAGAGATATTTTAATAATAGCACCGAGATTTTGAAACGTTGGCAAAAACCGGGAGATATCACAGATATTCCTAGGCTAGTTTATAATGATCAATTATCAAATGGAAACAATGGACCAGTGTCAACCAATGTAGAGAAAGGAGATTTTGTACGCTTACAAAACATTTCTTTAGGATATAGGGTGCCATTTACGCTAGTGAATAGGTTAGGGGCGAATAGTATTAGGGTTTATGCTCAAGTATCCAATGCTTTCTTATGGACCAAATACAGCGGCTTAGATCCGGAATCATCTTCAAATAGCAACTCAAATACTTCTCCCGGGGTAGAATTGAATGCTATTGGCCAAGCTAGAACGTACACTTTTGGAATTAATCTAGGATTATAATTAATAGACACATGAAAAAGATATTCATTGCTATATCACTTTTAGGATTTACAGCTTGTGATCAAGATAAGCTTCTCCATACCGTTCCTCCTACTCAGCTTAGTTCTGCTGATGTGTTTAATACTCCAGAAAGAATAGAGGCTCTGGTCAACGGGATCTACAAAGCCATTAAAAATTCAAGTCTTTACGGTGGCAGATACCTTCTTTATAATGACGTGAGAGGGGAGGATTTTATCAATATCACGGGGAATACATTTACCGGATATGAAAGTTGGAATAACTCCTATTCCTCTGGTTCAAATGATATTATCAATCTGTGGTCGGCAGGCTATACAACCATAAACCAAGCCAATATTTTGATAGATGGTTTGGGTCGAAGTAAGGGAGTGATTAGTGAATCTCAGGCTGCAGCATACATAGGAGAGGCTAAGTTTCTGAGGGCTTTAACCTACTATAGTTTAGTTACTGTATATGCGCGGCCTTATGCTGATAAGGAAGGACAAAATCCGGGTCTTCCTTTGCGACTATTAGCAGAAACTACTCCCGCGAACAATGATCTGGCGCGTAGTTCTGTAGCAGAAGTTTATCAGCAAATCATCAAAGATTTGGATGATGCAGAGGCATCTTTACCGGCTAATTATAGTACCGCACTCTTAAATACTACCAGAGCTCATAGGAATACAGCTATCGCCCTTAAAACAAGAGTGTATTTAACCTTAGGGAAATGGGATAAGGTAGTGGAAGAAGCTAGAAAGATTGTACCGCAAATCCAGTCGCCATTCAAAGCTACAAGCGGTGTAAATCATGAGCTACAAGACGTGGTACAGATTTTTCAGAATAATTTTACTACTACGGAGTCCATTTTCTCCATGCCGTTCTCCTCTTTGGATAATCTCGGGGGGCAGAGCGCAATAGCGTACATTTATAATACGAATTCAGAATATCACCTCAATCCTACAGGTATTTTTGGTGATCCTCAATGGGGGGAAAGGGATGCTAGGAGGCAATGGTTAAGAATCAATAATGGAAGAGCCTTCTTGGCTAAATTTGGCTCTACAGCTCCCTTCTTGAACTATATTCCAGTCATTCGGTATTCAGAAGTACTTTTGAACTATGCGGAGGCCTTGGTGAGGAAAGGTGAATGGAGTTTATCTAAGACCTTGGTAGAGGCAGTGCATCACCGCTCAGATCCTAATTATTCTTTTCAAAGCACTACAGGCCAAGGATTATTAGAAAGCATTTGGAAAGAGAGAAGGATTGAACTTCTAGGCGAAGGTTTTAGATCCAATGATCTATTGAGAAATCTTTTGCCAATTCCTCAGAAGGGTTCGGCTTCTTTAAC harbors:
- a CDS encoding RagB/SusD family nutrient uptake outer membrane protein; translation: MKKIFIAISLLGFTACDQDKLLHTVPPTQLSSADVFNTPERIEALVNGIYKAIKNSSLYGGRYLLYNDVRGEDFINITGNTFTGYESWNNSYSSGSNDIINLWSAGYTTINQANILIDGLGRSKGVISESQAAAYIGEAKFLRALTYYSLVTVYARPYADKEGQNPGLPLRLLAETTPANNDLARSSVAEVYQQIIKDLDDAEASLPANYSTALLNTTRAHRNTAIALKTRVYLTLGKWDKVVEEARKIVPQIQSPFKATSGVNHELQDVVQIFQNNFTTTESIFSMPFSSLDNLGGQSAIAYIYNTNSEYHLNPTGIFGDPQWGERDARRQWLRINNGRAFLAKFGSTAPFLNYIPVIRYSEVLLNYAEALVRKGEWSLSKTLVEAVHHRSDPNYSFQSTTGQGLLESIWKERRIELLGEGFRSNDLLRNLLPIPQKGSASLTAGRVDPHDENYIFPLSNAEIATNKAL